A genomic window from Chrysoperla carnea chromosome 3, inChrCarn1.1, whole genome shotgun sequence includes:
- the LOC123296650 gene encoding uncharacterized protein LOC123296650 — MEHFHVVVFVLLMFGISSSWPQNVYYENKIPLGSYGSGPHSDHKTIKHHFPVYEQFPPNSGVRSEVDLPVYAEYPKYSGNRNEEPIKGRSLTKHIFEHAKSVSMDDFLERVPFQGKNDVFATRAYHYIDEETKHVITGLHKLTQAERHKNIVLMVEECIHLLLAIAKNFPEIFHTLPTILAPIKVLASHVLRSRQTISKKPILKSNNPVAKNKHRVSKFSNLKPSNRGHKLKTMVF, encoded by the exons ATGGAACATTTTCATGTGgttgtatttgttttattaatgtttGGA ATATCTAGTAGCTGGCCACAAAATGTATATTATGAGAATAAGATTCCGTTAGGATCCTATGGATCTGGACCCCATTCAGatcataaaacaattaaacacCATTTTCCCGTGTATGAGCAGTTTCCACCCAACTCAGGAGTCAGGAGCGAAGTAGATCTGCCTGTGTATGCAGAGTATCCGAAATACTCAGGAAACAGAAACGAA GAACCGATAAAAGGGCGTTCATTGACAAAACATATATTCGAACATGCAAAAAGTGTTTCAATGGATGATTTTCTCGAGCGTGTACCATTTCAAGGCAAGAATGATGTT TTCGCTACAAGAGCATATCATTATATTGATGAAGAAACTAAGCACGTTATTACTGGTTTGCACAAACTCACACAA gcCGAACGACACAAAAACATTGTATTAATGGTTGAAGAATGTATACATTTGTTGTTAGCAATTGCCAAAAATTTCCCGGAAATCTTCCATACTTTGCCTACCATATTAGCTCCAATTAAAGTTCTAGCTTCACATGTCTTGAGAAGTCGCCAGACTATAagtaaaaaaccaattttaaagtcAAACAATCCGGTTGCAAAGAATAAACACCGAGTCTCAAAGTTCAGCAACCTAAAACCATCAAATCGAGGCCATAAACTTAAGACTATGGTATTTTAA